A section of the Methanosarcina mazei S-6 genome encodes:
- a CDS encoding methanogenesis marker 8 protein, protein MPHIMELLGKTKVVVKDGKVIEVGEPEVKWCPLFAKIRGIQKITPDEVRKNMEFRISDFGMFTDKRRLELEDFVGFGASEVMMTGLSRGLLDTTVTACEGAGTVISNNPTLVQGMGGRMSGLVETEPIEGIIKGITERGGIVLDPSTAKMDPVAGVKKAAELGYKKIAVTVAFAETAKEVRKLESELGLDLIVIGVHVTGLDREEAQALVENSDIVTSCASKPVRDLVKPLAQVGTAVPLFALTQKGKELVIERAKDIKSPILINTMALPVLPEHKQPKNLK, encoded by the coding sequence ATGCCCCACATAATGGAATTACTTGGAAAAACAAAAGTAGTCGTAAAAGATGGAAAGGTTATCGAGGTCGGAGAGCCTGAAGTCAAATGGTGCCCCCTCTTTGCCAAAATACGCGGAATCCAGAAAATCACCCCTGATGAAGTCAGGAAGAATATGGAATTCAGGATCAGTGATTTCGGGATGTTTACCGATAAACGCAGGCTTGAACTCGAAGACTTTGTAGGATTTGGAGCATCCGAGGTTATGATGACAGGCCTCAGCAGAGGTTTGCTTGACACAACAGTAACCGCCTGTGAAGGCGCAGGGACTGTAATTTCCAACAACCCTACCCTTGTCCAGGGCATGGGCGGCAGGATGTCCGGCCTTGTAGAAACAGAGCCTATAGAAGGCATCATAAAAGGGATTACAGAGCGCGGCGGAATTGTGCTTGACCCTTCAACCGCAAAAATGGACCCTGTTGCAGGAGTGAAAAAAGCAGCAGAGCTCGGTTACAAAAAGATCGCAGTAACCGTTGCCTTTGCCGAGACTGCAAAAGAGGTTCGGAAACTTGAGTCCGAGCTCGGGCTTGACCTGATAGTAATCGGGGTGCATGTTACAGGTCTGGACAGGGAAGAAGCCCAGGCCCTTGTAGAAAATTCAGACATTGTAACCAGCTGCGCTTCAAAGCCCGTCAGAGACCTTGTAAAACCCCTCGCTCAGGTTGGAACTGCTGTACCTCTTTTTGCCCTTACCCAGAAAGGAAAAGAACTTGTTATTGAAAGGGCAAAGGACATCAAAAGCCCGATTCTGATCAATACCATGGCTCTTCCTGTTCTACCTGAGCACAAACAGCCAAAGAACCTTAAATAA
- a CDS encoding winged helix-turn-helix domain-containing protein, producing MKNGNKKAGLPGDSVISEGQEMAEVKAIKEKLSEMHSDIKKVMEFTSRLRLEAALESSRQEYSNALLNHLFEDIDTGLEKNMVKKCPEKQKCTSAFTALLQQNAGLIKKNRVDDALISDSRKKLEDLKCGAPYSKCEKCFSEVSSLLVKQVNLMRSMRIYADNQEQKPNISALKTSAVMSEILEPVSNLQRLEILRAVAFEAKSFSAFSELTGLRGGNLLFHLQKLTESRLIMQQHERGDYMITEKGFKILQGLNEIYSSLQGYPLQNSSRQESEENDSQKRKDTPELAI from the coding sequence ATGAAAAATGGAAATAAAAAAGCGGGCCTTCCTGGGGACTCAGTGATATCCGAAGGACAGGAAATGGCAGAAGTAAAAGCTATCAAGGAAAAGCTTTCCGAAATGCACAGTGATATTAAAAAAGTCATGGAATTCACCAGCAGGCTGCGTTTGGAAGCTGCTCTTGAAAGTTCAAGACAGGAGTACTCAAACGCTCTTCTCAACCACCTCTTCGAAGATATAGATACAGGGCTTGAGAAAAATATGGTGAAAAAATGCCCTGAAAAGCAAAAGTGTACCTCTGCATTTACAGCCCTCCTGCAACAGAATGCAGGGCTTATAAAGAAAAACAGAGTGGACGATGCTCTAATCTCGGATAGCAGAAAAAAGTTGGAAGATTTGAAATGTGGAGCTCCTTACAGCAAATGTGAGAAATGCTTTTCAGAAGTTTCGAGCCTTCTCGTAAAACAGGTCAATCTCATGCGTTCCATGAGGATTTACGCAGATAATCAGGAACAGAAACCGAATATCTCAGCACTCAAAACCTCAGCGGTTATGAGCGAGATTCTTGAGCCGGTCTCAAACCTCCAGCGCCTGGAAATTCTAAGGGCAGTAGCGTTCGAAGCAAAAAGCTTCTCCGCTTTTTCCGAACTCACCGGCCTCAGAGGAGGAAATTTGCTCTTCCATCTCCAGAAGCTTACGGAGAGCAGGCTGATTATGCAGCAGCACGAGAGAGGGGACTATATGATCACCGAAAAAGGGTTCAAGATACTTCAGGGCCTGAACGAAATTTATTCCTCACTTCAAGGTTATCCTCTTCAAAATTCTTCAAGGCAGGAATCCGAAGAGAATGACTCCCAGAAGAGGAAAGACACTCCAGAGTTGGCTATTTAA
- a CDS encoding MTH865 family protein, translating into MTVRDDIHGQIVAGLKGAKFPINTPEELLAAFPAGADTTCRSGDLAVTAGEAGKLLTPADFPFRDAKQVADTIVDRAGL; encoded by the coding sequence ATGACTGTAAGAGATGACATTCACGGACAGATTGTTGCAGGCCTAAAAGGCGCAAAGTTTCCAATAAACACCCCCGAGGAATTGCTCGCTGCTTTTCCTGCGGGTGCAGACACCACATGCAGATCAGGCGACCTTGCAGTTACTGCAGGAGAAGCAGGCAAATTGCTTACTCCTGCAGATTTTCCGTTCAGGGATGCAAAACAGGTGGCAGACACAATAGTTGACAGGGCAGGGCTTTAA
- a CDS encoding methanogenesis marker 8 protein has protein sequence MPHIMEMMGKARVVVKDGKVIEVGIPEVEWCPLFVKLRGVEKMTPDEIRKNMEARISELGMFTENRRLEFETTVVAFGASEIMMSGLTSGFLETTVTTCDGAGTVISGNPALVQGIGGRMSGLIETEPIDAVIRGIEERGGTVLDPSTATIDPAGGVRKAAELGYKKIAVTIADAETAKKVRKIESESGLDLFVIAVHITGISREEAQELLDNSDIVISCASKYIRKLAKPLVQVAAAIPLFALTKKGKELVIERAKNIESSILINTMPLPVIPEHKQPRELI, from the coding sequence ATGCCTCATATAATGGAAATGATGGGGAAAGCAAGAGTAGTCGTAAAAGACGGAAAAGTTATAGAAGTCGGAATCCCTGAAGTAGAATGGTGCCCTCTTTTTGTCAAACTGCGGGGAGTTGAAAAGATGACTCCTGATGAAATCAGGAAAAACATGGAGGCCCGGATCAGCGAGCTGGGAATGTTCACGGAAAACCGCAGGCTTGAATTTGAAACAACTGTTGTTGCCTTCGGAGCCTCAGAAATAATGATGAGCGGTCTCACCAGTGGCTTCCTTGAAACAACCGTAACAACCTGTGACGGAGCAGGAACCGTGATATCAGGCAATCCTGCGCTGGTTCAGGGAATAGGAGGGAGGATGTCCGGCTTAATCGAAACCGAACCTATAGATGCAGTGATCAGAGGAATAGAAGAACGAGGAGGAACTGTTTTGGATCCTTCAACCGCAACCATAGATCCTGCAGGCGGAGTAAGAAAAGCAGCTGAACTTGGCTATAAGAAAATTGCAGTTACAATTGCAGATGCCGAGACCGCAAAAAAGGTCAGGAAAATAGAATCCGAATCAGGGCTTGACCTTTTCGTTATTGCAGTACACATAACGGGCATCAGCAGGGAAGAAGCTCAGGAGCTTCTGGATAACTCGGATATTGTGATCAGCTGTGCTTCCAAATACATCAGGAAACTTGCAAAACCTCTTGTGCAGGTAGCAGCTGCAATTCCCCTATTTGCTCTCACAAAGAAAGGAAAAGAACTTGTGATCGAAAGGGCAAAAAATATCGAGAGCTCAATTCTGATCAATACCATGCCACTGCCGGTTATACCTGAGCATAAACAGCCGAGAGAACTGATTTGA
- a CDS encoding potassium channel family protein, which yields MMFLNTVKTLLKDPKFRSLLYLTTLTLASGTFFYHSVEGWSWLDSFYFSVITLATVGYGDFTPQTDLGKIFTVIYIFLGLGILVGFVTPIGEYLIDKRMENIDKKMREKENSQIKNQKNPETEYQTRINLSGIIGKLKGKK from the coding sequence ATGATGTTTTTAAATACAGTAAAAACGCTGCTTAAGGATCCAAAATTCCGATCCCTTCTGTACCTTACTACACTGACGCTTGCTTCAGGTACTTTTTTCTATCATTCTGTTGAGGGCTGGAGCTGGCTTGATTCTTTCTATTTTTCGGTAATAACACTGGCAACTGTAGGATACGGGGATTTTACGCCTCAAACAGACCTGGGTAAGATTTTTACTGTAATCTATATTTTTCTGGGACTGGGGATACTTGTTGGCTTTGTCACTCCGATTGGGGAATATTTAATAGATAAAAGAATGGAAAATATCGATAAGAAGATGCGAGAAAAAGAGAATTCTCAGATTAAAAATCAAAAGAACCCCGAAACTGAATATCAAACCAGAATTAATTTATCTGGAATAATCGGGAAGTTAAAAGGAAAAAAGTAA
- a CDS encoding ABC transporter ATP-binding protein, protein MIEVKGLSKFYGQTQAVDGVDLSIGKGELFGLLGPNGSGKTTMIKMLTGQIKPTSGTLRVHGINVLEDPLRVRELVGVIPEQETPPSFLTAEEYLHFVAKIRKMEHYEEACSKWFDFFDFADQKDSLCKDLSRGTRQKLMFAQAFLHEPELAIIDEPLINLDPVMQKKVKDFLKGYVNNGGTIFISTHILEIAKEICTSIGVIYRGKLVYTGRLDDPELQKRNFEGFFLDLVSRRKEISNDIMQKPTTEVPLPV, encoded by the coding sequence ATGATTGAAGTAAAGGGTCTCTCCAAGTTCTACGGGCAAACACAGGCAGTAGACGGTGTTGACCTTTCTATAGGAAAAGGTGAGCTTTTTGGCCTTCTTGGTCCAAACGGCTCCGGAAAAACGACCATGATTAAAATGCTTACAGGGCAGATAAAGCCGACCTCGGGCACTCTGAGGGTTCACGGAATAAATGTACTCGAAGACCCTCTTAGAGTCAGGGAGCTTGTGGGCGTTATTCCTGAACAGGAAACTCCTCCAAGTTTTCTAACCGCGGAAGAGTATCTTCATTTCGTTGCAAAAATCCGGAAAATGGAACACTATGAAGAAGCCTGCAGTAAATGGTTTGATTTCTTTGACTTTGCAGACCAGAAAGACTCTTTATGCAAAGACCTTTCACGAGGCACAAGGCAGAAACTTATGTTTGCCCAGGCTTTTCTGCATGAGCCAGAACTTGCCATTATCGATGAGCCTCTTATCAATCTCGACCCTGTAATGCAGAAGAAGGTCAAGGACTTCCTGAAGGGTTATGTGAATAATGGAGGTACGATCTTCATTTCCACTCATATTCTTGAAATTGCAAAAGAGATCTGCACAAGCATAGGGGTAATTTACAGAGGAAAACTGGTCTATACAGGCCGCCTTGACGATCCCGAACTTCAGAAAAGGAATTTTGAAGGCTTCTTCCTTGATCTTGTTAGCAGACGGAAAGAAATTTCAAACGATATTATGCAAAAACCTACAACAGAAGTTCCTCTCCCGGTCTGA
- a CDS encoding AI-2E family transporter, whose product MPLSTNRNIWQFLALTTILFVLFFAILFYFEDIFIVLIAGAILILIVEKVIEIFNRCMDRFPNCNRKTVGLILLTGSGLLVLFFLSSQVQGIGALIGDIGNIQQDYASGASALFTEHESELSKLADSGLIKPEDLQKIGNTIFSGITDLVSKVSYYFLTGVLVIPLMFGMYFKHHNKIGDYIHAYAPPEHADGILRALESIGRELEDFFSAKMLESAIIGLICCIGFYLGGLDGWLFLGILAGFLNIIPYIGPILGAIPPVIIGYIDSPMTALFAVITVVIAQTIDNLYLIPFMISEKVNINPLLSVILTLAASKLLGPLGMVLAIPIYIIYKIIVKESYIELINIYNKD is encoded by the coding sequence ATGCCTCTCAGCACCAACAGGAACATATGGCAGTTTCTGGCATTGACAACCATACTTTTTGTCTTATTTTTCGCAATTCTCTTCTATTTTGAAGACATTTTCATAGTTCTTATTGCAGGAGCAATCCTTATCCTGATTGTGGAAAAAGTGATAGAGATATTCAACAGGTGCATGGACAGGTTTCCGAACTGCAACAGAAAAACAGTTGGCTTGATCCTGCTTACAGGTTCGGGGCTTCTGGTCCTGTTTTTCCTCAGCAGCCAGGTTCAGGGCATTGGAGCCCTTATAGGGGACATAGGCAACATACAGCAGGACTATGCAAGCGGAGCCTCAGCCCTTTTTACCGAGCACGAGTCCGAGCTTTCAAAGCTTGCAGATTCCGGCCTTATAAAACCTGAAGACCTGCAAAAGATAGGAAACACCATCTTTTCCGGGATTACGGATCTAGTTTCAAAAGTTTCTTACTATTTCCTTACCGGAGTGCTGGTAATCCCTCTAATGTTTGGCATGTATTTCAAGCACCATAACAAGATAGGGGATTATATTCATGCTTATGCCCCTCCCGAACATGCAGATGGAATTCTCAGGGCTTTAGAAAGCATTGGCCGTGAGCTGGAGGATTTTTTCAGTGCTAAAATGCTTGAGTCGGCTATCATAGGTCTTATTTGCTGTATCGGATTTTATCTCGGAGGTCTTGATGGGTGGCTTTTTCTGGGCATTCTGGCAGGTTTTCTGAATATTATTCCTTATATCGGTCCTATCCTGGGAGCAATCCCTCCGGTTATTATAGGCTATATCGACAGCCCGATGACAGCCCTTTTTGCAGTAATAACCGTCGTCATTGCCCAGACTATTGATAACCTCTACCTCATTCCTTTCATGATCTCAGAAAAAGTAAATATTAACCCTCTCTTAAGTGTGATCCTGACCCTTGCAGCGTCCAAACTTTTAGGTCCTCTCGGAATGGTACTCGCAATCCCGATATATATTATCTATAAAATAATTGTGAAAGAGTCCTATATAGAACTAATTAATATATACAATAAAGATTAA
- a CDS encoding TrmB family transcriptional regulator, which produces MTLKLIENLQKLGFTGNEAKVYSSLVCLKQAKASEIAENAGVPRPKIYGTLRTMEKKGYVRIIEGEPTIFCCIQPEELILRLKSDFLLFLRETASELNSLTPGNSDFVSEGFYRERIKV; this is translated from the coding sequence ATGACTCTTAAGCTTATTGAGAACCTTCAGAAATTGGGTTTTACCGGCAACGAAGCCAAGGTTTATTCGAGTCTTGTCTGCCTGAAACAGGCAAAGGCAAGTGAAATTGCCGAAAATGCGGGAGTTCCGAGACCCAAGATATATGGAACTCTCAGAACGATGGAGAAAAAAGGTTATGTCAGAATAATCGAAGGTGAACCAACCATTTTTTGCTGCATCCAGCCAGAAGAGCTCATTTTAAGGTTAAAGTCGGATTTTTTGCTCTTTTTAAGGGAAACTGCCAGTGAATTGAATTCCCTGACTCCCGGAAACAGTGATTTCGTTTCTGAAGGTTTTTATAGAGAAAGGATTAAGGTCTGA
- a CDS encoding MarR family winged helix-turn-helix transcriptional regulator has product MDEAILSKIILLSVERDALANLIFEQTFQKKTAGKFRELSKNQPIVIKIMGIEGEIMPSTLGKYTGMDKSSLTRMVDDLEKKGIVFRKTDTNDRRKVLVSLTEKGLDYYNDLSQITTEISEELLQFVDDEDIESYMESLETMVRILGKIEASRAAGLR; this is encoded by the coding sequence ATGGATGAGGCAATACTGAGTAAGATAATTCTGTTATCAGTGGAAAGGGACGCTCTTGCTAACCTGATTTTTGAGCAGACCTTTCAGAAAAAAACAGCAGGCAAGTTCAGGGAACTGAGCAAGAACCAGCCCATTGTAATTAAGATCATGGGAATTGAAGGAGAAATTATGCCCTCCACTCTTGGAAAGTATACAGGAATGGATAAGAGCAGTTTAACAAGGATGGTTGACGACCTGGAAAAGAAGGGGATCGTTTTCAGAAAAACCGACACCAATGACAGGAGAAAAGTGCTTGTTTCTTTGACTGAAAAAGGGCTTGACTATTATAATGACTTAAGCCAGATTACCACTGAAATATCTGAAGAGTTGCTTCAGTTTGTCGATGATGAGGACATTGAGAGTTATATGGAAAGCCTTGAGACCATGGTAAGAATCCTGGGAAAAATAGAAGCAAGCAGAGCTGCCGGCTTAAGGTGA
- a CDS encoding hydrophobe/amphiphile efflux-3 (HAE3) family transporter, giving the protein MGFFILNNRKVTMALVFLLILLSLQGAQYIEMASGTETQVSKDSQLYKDYDHLFLKTFSTDSIILMVEGNDVGTRAIMKAADLLEQQVLIVPGVTTVSSPASIIKQINYAESGRLKIPDSDREIREMMERYPEYFKNLVIDKTHALIIIQIEGDSTNQQQEDMINNIELALEGAEFPPGYKLTLTGKPSLMLDIQSEMGTSMGTLLGIAGILMVVVLLLVFRNVRWGLLPLPVVLLGVLFTFGVMGYLGVPMTMVSMAAFPVLIGIGIDYSIQFHNRMEEEIRAGKTSSQALVSTVKNTAPAVLIALVMTALGFISLFTSVVPMIQDFGKLLLIGVIMCYISSLFFGLITLYSFDWISRKNPYGLFMKKLKKSKADDSEDHGLESDSKNSEYSGYGSISVTGEREPGIIEKILRKITGLTLKYSTLVLIFALFTCCAGLYVDQSIPIQTDTNSFIPQDMPSLINYKNMQNILSGSGDHLNVILRVKDTSDPELLRWIDEFCRHEVENRGHVHSASSIVDLVKERNSGIIPETSEEIQAIYDEIPASQKQQYIEGGQLLHIDLDIGNAMADLEVAGIKELRDIILQDIQWLQPPPGVSVTVTGNSVVIIDMLAGLTTGRSQMTLLGVFLVFVGLLVVYRNIVKALSPIIPMLVVIGWSGLVMEGLGIAYNPMTAVMGALILGVGSEYAILMMERYFEEKNAGMSPVEAIFQASSTTGTALIASGATTVFGFAALIFSPFPMISNFGLVTVIDVLLALVVTFVIFPPLIVLMDSQGGKKPGILEKIGVFMKNLRAKYSVT; this is encoded by the coding sequence ATGGGATTTTTTATTCTGAATAACCGTAAGGTTACAATGGCCCTTGTATTTTTGCTGATCCTTCTTTCCCTGCAGGGTGCCCAGTATATTGAAATGGCATCTGGAACCGAGACCCAGGTATCAAAAGATTCGCAGCTATACAAGGACTATGACCATCTTTTCCTGAAAACTTTCAGCACGGATAGCATCATATTGATGGTTGAGGGAAATGATGTGGGTACCCGGGCTATCATGAAAGCTGCCGACCTTCTCGAGCAGCAGGTCCTTATTGTTCCCGGAGTCACCACAGTTTCAAGTCCTGCTTCCATTATAAAGCAAATTAATTATGCAGAGTCGGGGAGGTTAAAGATTCCGGATTCTGACCGTGAAATCCGGGAAATGATGGAGAGATACCCGGAGTATTTCAAAAACCTGGTAATTGATAAAACCCATGCGCTCATAATTATTCAGATAGAAGGGGACAGCACAAACCAGCAGCAGGAAGACATGATCAATAACATAGAACTCGCGCTGGAAGGAGCTGAATTTCCTCCTGGCTATAAATTGACTCTTACAGGCAAGCCTTCCCTGATGCTTGACATTCAAAGTGAGATGGGGACCAGTATGGGCACTCTTCTGGGAATTGCCGGGATACTTATGGTGGTCGTACTTTTACTTGTGTTCAGGAATGTCAGGTGGGGACTGCTTCCGCTCCCTGTTGTATTGTTAGGAGTCCTTTTTACTTTCGGGGTCATGGGGTATCTCGGAGTGCCTATGACAATGGTTTCAATGGCAGCTTTTCCAGTATTGATAGGCATTGGAATCGACTATTCTATTCAGTTCCACAACAGGATGGAAGAGGAGATCCGGGCAGGAAAAACTTCTTCTCAGGCTCTTGTATCTACGGTCAAGAACACAGCACCTGCAGTGTTGATAGCTCTTGTAATGACAGCTCTCGGTTTTATCTCTCTATTTACTTCTGTTGTCCCTATGATCCAGGACTTTGGAAAACTCCTGCTCATAGGTGTAATCATGTGTTACATTTCTTCACTCTTTTTCGGGCTGATTACCCTTTACAGTTTTGACTGGATCTCTCGAAAGAATCCGTATGGATTATTTATGAAGAAATTAAAAAAGAGCAAAGCGGACGATAGTGAAGATCACGGGTTAGAATCAGACTCCAAAAATTCTGAATATTCTGGATATGGTTCTATTTCCGTCACTGGAGAGCGTGAACCTGGAATAATTGAAAAAATCCTGAGAAAAATCACTGGTCTTACGCTCAAATATTCTACACTGGTCCTTATATTTGCCCTTTTTACCTGCTGTGCAGGGCTTTATGTTGACCAGTCAATTCCCATCCAGACAGACACCAATTCCTTTATCCCTCAGGACATGCCTTCCCTGATCAATTATAAAAACATGCAGAATATATTATCGGGGTCTGGGGACCACCTGAATGTTATCCTGAGAGTAAAAGATACAAGTGATCCGGAGTTGCTGAGGTGGATAGATGAGTTTTGCCGGCACGAGGTTGAAAACAGAGGGCATGTTCATAGTGCCTCAAGCATTGTAGATCTCGTAAAAGAACGAAACAGCGGGATAATTCCCGAGACTTCGGAGGAAATTCAGGCGATATATGACGAAATCCCCGCAAGCCAGAAACAGCAATACATAGAAGGAGGTCAGCTGCTTCATATCGACCTCGATATAGGAAACGCAATGGCAGACCTTGAAGTTGCAGGAATTAAAGAGCTCAGGGATATTATCCTGCAGGATATACAATGGTTGCAGCCGCCTCCCGGAGTTTCGGTTACGGTTACGGGAAACTCTGTAGTTATTATTGATATGCTTGCCGGGCTCACAACAGGCAGAAGTCAGATGACTTTACTAGGTGTTTTCCTGGTATTTGTGGGTCTCCTGGTTGTTTACAGGAACATCGTAAAGGCTCTTTCTCCCATTATCCCGATGCTGGTGGTAATCGGATGGTCAGGCCTTGTCATGGAAGGGCTTGGAATTGCCTATAACCCAATGACTGCAGTTATGGGTGCGCTGATTCTTGGAGTGGGCTCTGAATATGCGATCCTTATGATGGAACGTTATTTTGAAGAAAAGAATGCTGGAATGAGCCCTGTGGAAGCTATTTTCCAGGCTTCTTCCACCACTGGCACTGCCCTTATCGCTTCGGGAGCCACAACAGTTTTCGGGTTTGCAGCCCTTATATTTTCACCTTTCCCCATGATAAGTAATTTCGGACTGGTGACTGTCATAGATGTCCTCCTGGCACTGGTTGTAACCTTCGTTATTTTCCCACCCCTGATAGTCCTCATGGACAGCCAGGGAGGAAAAAAGCCCGGAATACTGGAGAAAATTGGGGTTTTCATGAAAAACCTGAGGGCAAAATATTCAGTTACCTGA
- a CDS encoding MarR family winged helix-turn-helix transcriptional regulator, whose protein sequence is MDPERIKKIRLMDLEFRALHSKLFEEMFFKKIAASKNAELKELSKNQPAALMIIGLEKEIMPSTIGIYMGMDRSSLSRMVDSLEEKGFVRRNNDPEDRRKVLVSLTEKGEKCSEILNKISEEMSVELLGLAGEQDFRDFENSLETMLRVLRKIDSSISNGK, encoded by the coding sequence ATGGACCCCGAAAGAATTAAGAAGATAAGGTTGATGGACCTTGAATTCCGGGCACTTCACAGCAAATTGTTTGAAGAAATGTTTTTTAAAAAAATAGCTGCATCCAAAAACGCCGAACTTAAAGAACTCAGCAAAAATCAACCTGCTGCCCTCATGATAATCGGGCTGGAAAAGGAAATTATGCCCTCAACTATAGGGATATATATGGGCATGGACCGCAGCAGCCTTTCAAGGATGGTGGATTCTCTTGAAGAAAAAGGGTTTGTCCGGAGAAATAACGACCCTGAAGACCGCAGGAAAGTCCTCGTTTCCCTGACTGAAAAAGGGGAAAAGTGTTCCGAAATACTGAATAAAATAAGCGAGGAGATGTCTGTGGAGCTCCTGGGGTTAGCTGGGGAGCAGGACTTCCGGGATTTTGAAAATAGCCTTGAAACAATGCTTCGAGTTTTGAGGAAAATTGATTCCTCAATATCAAATGGTAAATAA
- a CDS encoding ABC transporter permease, producing the protein MYELKIALRQILSRKKQTLFAILAVALAVAVITVMMAMLSGFQDELVRSSIENNPHIVISPQDEGEEFIHLYRYTSALIAKKEGVIAVSPKYLGQAALEYRDNAEGVSLQGVNPESEENVMRVNKDVIEGDLLTLVHTKYGILLGDRLAENLEVHIGDRVDVVFPGSQTTSFKVVGLVHTGTAADETIAYARLDSVQDFFNEPGVVSTIGVRVADPYQANVIASSIERETGLNAVSWSEANAEILGLLETQMVFVNIFYLLIYGIAGFGIANTLITIVAQRTREIGILKAMGASQKSIMVIFIFQSLVLGAIGLVLGTVLGYITIVALQNYKIEVPQEMYFGLQTLPLEVEALNFVYAAFFAFIVNILSGIYPARKASKLDPVKAIESA; encoded by the coding sequence ATGTATGAACTGAAAATTGCTTTAAGGCAGATATTATCCAGAAAAAAGCAGACCCTTTTTGCTATACTTGCCGTTGCTCTGGCAGTTGCCGTTATCACAGTGATGATGGCAATGCTTTCAGGTTTTCAGGACGAGCTTGTAAGGTCAAGCATCGAAAATAACCCCCATATCGTTATCAGTCCTCAGGATGAGGGAGAAGAGTTCATCCATCTTTACAGGTACACCTCAGCTTTAATTGCTAAAAAAGAAGGGGTTATAGCCGTATCCCCCAAATACCTGGGCCAGGCTGCGCTTGAATATCGGGACAATGCCGAAGGTGTTTCACTTCAGGGAGTTAACCCTGAATCCGAAGAGAACGTTATGAGGGTAAATAAAGACGTTATAGAAGGAGACCTCCTGACCCTTGTCCATACGAAGTACGGAATCCTTCTCGGTGACAGGCTTGCGGAAAATCTTGAGGTCCATATAGGGGATAGGGTGGACGTTGTTTTTCCAGGATCGCAGACAACTTCCTTTAAGGTGGTAGGCCTGGTTCATACCGGTACTGCTGCAGATGAAACCATAGCCTATGCAAGACTGGATTCAGTACAGGACTTTTTCAATGAACCCGGAGTAGTAAGCACCATAGGGGTAAGGGTTGCAGATCCTTACCAGGCAAACGTTATCGCATCTTCGATTGAGAGGGAAACCGGGCTGAATGCAGTAAGCTGGAGTGAAGCAAACGCCGAAATCCTCGGGCTTCTGGAAACCCAGATGGTTTTTGTAAATATTTTTTACCTCCTCATTTACGGGATTGCAGGCTTTGGGATTGCAAACACCCTTATTACCATTGTTGCCCAGAGGACAAGGGAAATAGGAATCCTGAAAGCTATGGGAGCCTCGCAAAAAAGCATAATGGTGATATTTATTTTCCAGTCACTGGTTCTCGGAGCCATAGGCCTGGTCCTCGGCACGGTTCTGGGTTATATTACAATTGTTGCGCTTCAGAACTATAAAATAGAGGTCCCTCAGGAGATGTATTTCGGGCTTCAGACCCTGCCCCTTGAAGTAGAAGCACTCAATTTTGTATATGCCGCTTTCTTTGCTTTCATCGTCAACATCCTCTCAGGGATTTATCCTGCGCGCAAAGCCTCAAAACTCGACCCTGTAAAAGCTATTGAAAGCGCCTGA